One window of the Asticcacaulis sp. SL142 genome contains the following:
- a CDS encoding DUF3168 domain-containing protein: MNPLNALQQALITHLRSQDSLKLWLGNVVRVYDELPEEIIHPYVTLDRVEARPVAGGGDEITEQIVTLSCVSRFYGTEEAKAVAAELRVILDSAQLTLEGNRLANLRVSYVDVFRGTDQRTIYGVVRVRVVTEAI; encoded by the coding sequence ATGAACCCGCTCAATGCGCTGCAACAGGCGCTGATTACCCACCTGCGCAGCCAGGATAGTTTGAAACTCTGGCTTGGCAATGTCGTCCGCGTCTATGACGAACTGCCCGAAGAGATCATCCATCCTTACGTCACCCTTGATCGGGTTGAGGCTCGTCCTGTGGCGGGCGGCGGCGATGAGATTACCGAGCAGATCGTGACGCTATCTTGCGTGTCGCGCTTTTACGGCACCGAAGAAGCCAAGGCGGTGGCGGCGGAACTGCGGGTCATTCTCGACAGTGCGCAGTTGACCTTAGAGGGCAACCGGCTGGCGAACCTGCGGGTCAGTTATGTCGACGTGTTTCGCGGCACCGATCAGCGCACAATTTACGGCGTGGTTCGGGTGCGGGTGGTGACGGAGGCTATTTAA
- a CDS encoding DUF2460 domain-containing protein: MNFHDIRFPARLAFGSGVSIERKTDITSLASGHERRISPWAQGRRHYLIGAGVRSLTDAAELLSFYEAREGRLYGFRFKDFADFKSGALNAAPSRTDQVIGTGDGVRTSFQLTKAYSAVLRPITKPVDGTVTVAVNGVEATVTVDYATGQVVFATAPVTGAVISTGFEFDVPVRFNSDRIEMTLESFEAGRVAAVALIEVRG; the protein is encoded by the coding sequence ATGAATTTTCACGATATCCGGTTCCCAGCGCGACTGGCCTTTGGGTCGGGGGTGTCGATTGAACGCAAGACGGACATTACGTCCCTGGCGTCTGGTCATGAGCGGCGCATCAGCCCATGGGCGCAAGGGCGCAGGCACTATCTGATCGGGGCGGGCGTGCGCTCGCTGACCGACGCGGCGGAACTGCTCAGTTTCTATGAGGCGCGCGAAGGTCGGCTGTATGGCTTCCGGTTCAAGGACTTTGCCGACTTCAAAAGCGGGGCGCTTAATGCGGCACCGTCACGCACTGATCAGGTCATAGGCACTGGCGATGGTGTGCGCACCAGCTTCCAACTGACCAAGGCATACAGCGCGGTTTTGCGCCCCATTACCAAGCCGGTAGACGGCACAGTGACAGTGGCGGTGAACGGCGTAGAGGCCACAGTCACGGTCGATTACGCCACGGGGCAGGTGGTGTTCGCAACCGCGCCGGTCACGGGTGCCGTCATTTCGACCGGTTTTGAATTTGATGTGCCGGTACGATTTAATTCCGATCGTATCGAAATGACGCTGGAAAGCTTTGAGGCCGGTCGTGTCGCGGCCGTGGCGTTGATTGAGGTCAGGGGATAA
- a CDS encoding head-tail connector protein → MSDPVSLIEAKLFLRVSHDEEDALIVTLIAAASARLNAALGLTLDEASPAPLRLAVLNLVAEGYQSRGEMSLESVEPWIAAYRQVRL, encoded by the coding sequence ATGTCCGATCCTGTTTCGCTCATAGAGGCGAAGCTGTTCCTGCGTGTCTCTCACGATGAAGAGGACGCGCTGATTGTCACCCTGATTGCGGCGGCAAGTGCTCGCCTCAACGCGGCGCTGGGGCTTACACTCGATGAGGCGTCACCGGCCCCTCTGCGGCTGGCCGTGCTTAATCTGGTGGCCGAGGGGTATCAGTCGCGGGGAGAGATGTCGCTCGAATCTGTTGAGCCGTGGATCGCCGCTTATCGTCAGGTGCGGCTATGA
- a CDS encoding phage tail assembly chaperone → MNVGWEQRLRQAVVEIGLKPADFWALSLNEWLALITPPASPNLPRDDLRTLMSLFPDDKK, encoded by the coding sequence ATGAATGTTGGCTGGGAACAGCGTCTGCGGCAGGCGGTTGTTGAGATTGGGCTAAAGCCTGCGGATTTTTGGGCGCTGTCGCTAAACGAATGGCTGGCCCTGATTACGCCGCCCGCCTCACCAAACCTGCCGCGCGATGATCTGCGCACCCTGATGTCATTATTTCCGGATGATAAGAAGTGA
- a CDS encoding gene transfer agent family protein yields MAALGGQSVRLCVTLRALATLEHHFGVTGLEALAGRLKTLSAGDLSVVLTALSLEDITALDIGFQEALGAVVAAFGALR; encoded by the coding sequence ATGGCCGCTTTGGGTGGCCAATCGGTGCGGCTATGCGTGACGCTTAGAGCGCTGGCCACACTGGAGCATCATTTCGGGGTGACGGGGCTGGAAGCGCTGGCGGGGCGGTTGAAAACTCTGAGCGCTGGGGATCTGTCGGTGGTGCTGACGGCGCTCAGTCTTGAAGACATAACCGCGCTCGATATCGGCTTTCAGGAAGCGCTCGGTGCCGTTGTGGCCGCATTCGGAGCCTTGCGATGA
- a CDS encoding phage portal protein: MSKFLNRLFGRVETKQSEARSLIAVSQMGKAQWTPRDYASLASEGFMKNAVAYRCVRMIIEAAASVPLRVEHDGKRVTDHPLCHLIERPNGEQGGADLREAIYGSLQTAGNAYVEAAVIDSAPFELWNLRPDRMQVVPNAKGWPEAYQYSVGGQKIAIGRDEAGWLKVLHLKLYHPLDDWYGFSPLEAAAFSIDVHNASGAWNKALLDNSARPSGALVYGTKGSERLTEDQFARLKAELAEAHAGVNNAGRPLLLEGGLDWKPMSLTPADMDFIDGKHAAARDIALSFGVPAQLLGIPGDNSYANYREANGAFWRHTILPLVEKTTRSLSAWLEPKFGGARIVCDLEGLPALTAERDALWARLEAASFLSEAERRQLAGLADVKREANESRDYGHD, from the coding sequence ATGTCAAAATTTTTAAACCGCCTGTTCGGACGGGTGGAGACCAAACAAAGCGAAGCGCGCAGCCTGATTGCGGTGTCGCAGATGGGCAAGGCCCAGTGGACACCGCGCGATTATGCGTCGCTGGCGTCCGAAGGCTTCATGAAAAATGCCGTGGCGTACAGATGTGTGAGGATGATTATTGAAGCCGCCGCCTCCGTGCCGTTACGGGTTGAGCATGACGGCAAGCGGGTGACCGATCATCCGTTGTGCCACCTGATTGAACGGCCGAATGGCGAGCAGGGTGGGGCTGATCTGCGTGAGGCGATTTACGGATCGCTGCAAACCGCGGGCAATGCCTATGTCGAGGCCGCCGTTATAGATAGTGCCCCGTTTGAGCTGTGGAACCTGCGGCCCGACCGGATGCAGGTCGTCCCCAATGCCAAAGGCTGGCCGGAAGCGTACCAATATAGTGTCGGCGGCCAGAAGATCGCTATTGGCCGCGATGAGGCGGGCTGGCTGAAGGTGCTGCACCTTAAGCTCTATCATCCGCTCGATGACTGGTACGGGTTTTCGCCGCTGGAGGCCGCGGCATTTTCGATTGATGTGCACAATGCGTCGGGCGCCTGGAATAAGGCGCTGCTCGATAATTCGGCGCGGCCTTCGGGGGCGCTGGTTTACGGCACCAAAGGCTCTGAGCGCTTGACCGAAGATCAGTTTGCGCGTCTGAAAGCCGAACTGGCCGAGGCCCATGCGGGTGTCAATAATGCCGGCCGTCCGCTGCTGCTGGAAGGCGGGCTCGACTGGAAGCCGATGTCGCTGACGCCGGCGGATATGGATTTTATCGACGGCAAGCATGCGGCGGCGCGCGATATTGCGCTGTCGTTCGGAGTGCCTGCGCAGTTGCTGGGGATACCGGGCGATAATTCCTACGCCAACTATCGCGAGGCCAATGGCGCGTTCTGGCGGCACACGATTTTGCCGCTGGTCGAGAAAACCACGCGCTCGCTGAGTGCGTGGCTTGAGCCGAAATTTGGCGGTGCGCGCATCGTCTGCGACCTTGAGGGTCTGCCTGCCTTGACGGCGGAACGCGATGCTTTGTGGGCGCGGCTGGAGGCAGCGAGTTTCTTAAGTGAGGCCGAGCGGCGACAACTGGCGGGGTTGGCGGATGTCAAGCGTGAGGCCAATGAATCGAGAGATTACGGCCATGACTGA
- a CDS encoding phage major tail protein, TP901-1 family, with protein sequence MALQKGRDMLLKIADGEAFVTVAGLRARTISLNARTVDVTDSESAGGWRELLAGAGVKALSVSGSGVFRDAASDALMREAFFAQSQKTWQLIVPDFGRFEGAFLIASLDYAGDHDGEATFAMTLASAGEISFVAL encoded by the coding sequence ATGGCCCTGCAAAAAGGCCGCGATATGTTGCTGAAAATAGCGGATGGCGAAGCGTTTGTGACGGTCGCCGGATTGCGGGCACGCACCATTTCGCTCAATGCCCGCACAGTCGATGTGACCGACTCTGAGAGTGCTGGCGGATGGCGTGAACTGCTGGCCGGCGCGGGCGTCAAGGCTCTATCGGTGTCGGGTTCGGGCGTGTTTCGTGATGCCGCGTCAGATGCTTTGATGCGCGAGGCATTTTTCGCGCAAAGCCAAAAGACCTGGCAACTGATTGTGCCGGATTTCGGCCGGTTCGAGGGGGCGTTTTTGATCGCGTCGCTGGATTACGCCGGTGATCATGATGGTGAAGCGACCTTTGCTATGACGCTTGCGTCGGCGGGGGAGATCAGTTTTGTCGCTCTTTAA
- a CDS encoding phage tail tape measure protein, protein MNGFDNFTQQVNAAAVALKGLEGPAQESADAIDQAFSKAGESLARSLGRAASDGKISMAELASAVINAVNAAARTSGGGLGDVLSGIGSVFSGARADGGPVTRGGAYLVGERGPELFRPATSGSIETSAGGQQVNITLNVSGGGEGLIRSEAQIASALNRAARLGLRA, encoded by the coding sequence GTGAACGGTTTCGATAATTTTACGCAGCAGGTCAATGCCGCCGCTGTGGCGCTGAAAGGGCTGGAAGGCCCCGCGCAGGAAAGTGCCGATGCGATTGATCAGGCATTTTCAAAAGCCGGGGAATCTCTGGCGCGGTCGCTGGGTCGAGCGGCGTCGGATGGCAAGATTTCCATGGCCGAGCTGGCCTCTGCGGTCATCAATGCGGTCAATGCGGCGGCGCGGACTTCGGGTGGCGGTTTAGGCGATGTGCTGTCTGGTATCGGCAGCGTCTTTTCGGGGGCGCGTGCTGATGGCGGGCCGGTGACGCGTGGCGGCGCTTACCTTGTGGGCGAGCGCGGACCGGAACTGTTTCGACCGGCCACGTCCGGGTCAATTGAGACCAGTGCGGGCGGCCAGCAGGTCAATATCACGCTCAATGTCAGCGGCGGCGGTGAGGGGCTGATCCGCTCAGAGGCCCAGATCGCCAGCGCGCTTAATCGCGCCGCCAGATTGGGATTAAGGGCATGA
- a CDS encoding HK97 family phage prohead protease encodes MIIEGYASKFFERDLNDDVVVPGAFKASLTRTGSEGVKMLYQHGSATPVGVWDEVNEDATGLFVRGRVFDLTPEARLVQSLIRAGALDGLSIGFRTLKSRPDETRRLRVLTEVELWEVSFVTFPMLPSARLMRVREAA; translated from the coding sequence ATGATCATTGAGGGTTATGCGTCAAAGTTCTTTGAGCGCGATCTGAATGACGATGTGGTCGTGCCGGGGGCGTTTAAGGCGTCACTGACCCGCACTGGGTCTGAGGGCGTGAAGATGCTTTATCAGCATGGCTCCGCCACGCCGGTAGGTGTCTGGGATGAGGTCAATGAGGACGCCACCGGATTGTTTGTGCGCGGGCGGGTGTTTGACCTGACGCCGGAGGCGCGCCTGGTGCAAAGCCTGATCCGGGCTGGGGCGCTGGACGGCCTCTCCATCGGCTTTCGCACATTGAAATCGAGACCGGATGAGACGCGGCGGTTGCGCGTCCTGACCGAGGTTGAACTATGGGAAGTGTCGTTTGTGACCTTTCCGATGCTGCCGAGTGCGCGCCTGATGCGGGTGCGGGAAGCGGCGTGA
- a CDS encoding phage major capsid protein codes for MKEVKQATASPEVRAALHEVLSAFEAFKATNDARLSAIETKRADGLIDDKLERIEGGLQAAEARLNRLLSLKSRPAVEAGDGREAAVTEAKSAWDGYLKSGRVTLELKAGLSTASGSGAMAPVETERFIERRLAQVSPMRSLATVRTVGAATFKKPISTVGVVANWVTETAARPETDPSTLNLLEFPAAELYAAPAATQALLDDAFINLDEWLASEIEDSFAAQETAAFVNGDGVNKPKGFLNYTTAADASATWGQIGHIASGAGGAFAASSPVDALIDLIYAPKSQYRSNAHFVMNRRTAARIRKFKDADGNYIWHPATQAGQLPLLLGYPVQEIETVPDIAANSLSIAFGDFAKGYLIVDRAGLSVLRDPYSAKPYVLFYTTKRVGGGVQNFDAIKVLKFAVS; via the coding sequence ATGAAAGAAGTTAAACAGGCCACGGCCTCGCCCGAAGTGCGGGCAGCGTTGCACGAAGTGTTGAGCGCGTTCGAAGCGTTCAAGGCCACCAATGATGCGCGGCTATCCGCCATCGAGACCAAGCGCGCCGACGGGCTGATCGACGACAAACTTGAGCGCATCGAAGGCGGTCTGCAAGCCGCTGAGGCGCGACTGAACCGGCTGCTCAGTCTCAAATCCCGTCCGGCCGTTGAGGCGGGCGATGGGCGCGAAGCCGCGGTTACCGAGGCCAAATCGGCCTGGGATGGCTATCTGAAATCCGGTCGTGTGACGCTGGAGCTTAAGGCGGGTCTGTCGACCGCCTCCGGTTCGGGCGCTATGGCGCCGGTTGAGACCGAGCGTTTCATTGAACGTCGTCTGGCCCAGGTGTCGCCCATGCGATCATTGGCCACGGTACGCACGGTAGGGGCGGCGACGTTCAAAAAACCGATCTCGACTGTCGGCGTCGTCGCCAACTGGGTGACCGAAACCGCCGCCCGTCCGGAGACCGATCCGTCAACCCTGAACCTTTTGGAGTTTCCGGCGGCGGAACTTTATGCGGCCCCGGCGGCCACGCAGGCGTTGCTGGATGACGCCTTTATCAACCTTGATGAGTGGCTGGCGTCTGAGATTGAGGACAGCTTTGCCGCACAAGAAACGGCGGCGTTCGTCAACGGCGACGGCGTCAATAAACCCAAAGGGTTCCTGAACTACACCACAGCCGCCGATGCGTCGGCGACCTGGGGCCAGATCGGCCATATCGCGTCGGGCGCTGGGGGCGCGTTTGCCGCGTCTTCGCCGGTCGATGCGCTGATCGATTTGATCTATGCGCCGAAATCGCAGTACCGCAGCAATGCGCACTTTGTGATGAACCGCCGCACCGCCGCCCGCATCCGCAAGTTCAAGGACGCCGACGGTAATTACATCTGGCATCCGGCGACGCAAGCGGGACAATTGCCGCTGCTGCTCGGCTATCCGGTGCAGGAGATCGAGACCGTGCCGGATATTGCCGCCAATTCGCTGTCGATTGCGTTTGGTGATTTCGCCAAGGGCTATCTGATTGTGGATCGGGCGGGGTTGTCGGTTCTGCGTGATCCCTATTCGGCCAAGCCCTATGTGCTTTTCTATACGACCAAGCGCGTCGGTGGCGGGGTGCAGAATTTTGATGCGATTAAAGTGCTCAAATTTGCGGTGAGCTAA